In the Corythoichthys intestinalis isolate RoL2023-P3 chromosome 18, ASM3026506v1, whole genome shotgun sequence genome, cctagccacgtctcatcttcaatgcgcgtgctgatggaaggagattttcactcaaaatctctcgatacatggccccattcattctttcctttacacagatcagtcgtccttgtcgctatgtagaaaaacagccccaaagcatgatgtttccaccccaatgcttcatagtgggtatggtgttcttcggatgcaattcagtattctttctcctccaaacatgagaacctgtgtatctaccaaaaatttctattttggtttcatctgaccatgacacattctcccagtcctcttctggatcatccaaatgctctctagcgaaccgcagacgggcctggacgtgtactttcttcagcagggggacacgtctggcagtgcaggatttcccagcaggtcattcactaggtccccccgtgtggttctgggatttttgctcaccgttcttgttatcattttgacgtcacggggggagatcttgcatggagccccagatcgagggagattatcagtggtcttgtatgtcttccattttctaataattgctcccacagttgattcctttacaccaagtgttttacctactgcagattcagtcttcccagcctggtgcaggtctacaattttgtctctggtgtccttcgacagctctttggtcttggccatagtggagtttggagtgtgactgactgagactgtggacaggtgtcttttataccgataatgagttaaaacaggtgccattaatacaggtagcgagtggagcctcgttagacctcgttagacctcgttagaagaagttagacctctttgacagccagaaatcttgcttgtttgtaggtgaccaaatacttattttccactctaatttggaaataaattctttaaaaatcaaacaatgtgattttctggggttttttttttcccacattctgtctctcatggttgagggttacccatgttgacaattacaggcctctctaatcttttcaagtaggagaacttgtacaattggtggttgactaaatacttattcatCATACTGAACTATAATCGAACCAGATGAAAAACACCTTGCAGTATTTCCTTGTAGCAACAAAATCCATGTcaacccttctgcattcggcaactgtaatattatttgtaatgtcgcctcattttggtcactcaagtggccggcgtatcaatctacacctcatgttaacacaggcacaacgaagtgataagaacaaacgcaCAACACTGAAAATCCCGGAGCTTTatctacgtcatgctgaatccatttttggagtttccgTGAGtttctctggtttgattttgcagttttaactttgtctacacactgcttacttcaaccgcacttcatgttgttctgtctaaaccggaagtccgtaACAGAAAATGATGGCGCCGTCcacgtttcgctcaggaaacttgtctatacaaaaTGTACCTTTTTCATTCAATTTGCTTTATTTGTAAGCAGTACCcagactagggctgcagttatcgattattttagtagtcgattaatcgatgaactagttagttcgaataatggagtaatcggataaggaacatgaaaaatctaaatacccgagctgagcctcaaaagagatagatatatatatatatttaaaaaaaaaagaggatctatgcacaacaaaagaacaattggctaacttgcatagcaaaagtccgcgagcttaaatgctataaaatgctaacgtttcattaacaatgctcttagcaaatggttcagccacatattcccacaaaaaaacggctaaatataccatccatccatccattttccatgccgcttattcaataaactaaattacgaatgaattaaaaaaaaaaacattagctcaaacaaaaacttagctcatgttggtcttaacagggagcagttagaTTTAGCCATGAGAaaggaggcagaccagagggcagtgtattgacccaaatcagtaaaactcaattcaaacactttcaaaataaaccattataatgccactttaagtaaacgaatactcgaagcagcaaaatgtaatttgaatctttttttctaatcgaacactcgagttaatcgatcaatcgttgcagcactaacccAAACACACCAGAAGGGAAACATTACTGAAAAACCACCACTCTGCAAGCAAAAATACATTACCAAAAGCCAGTAGGAGTAAAGGAGAGACAAGTAGAAAAGAAGAGTTAGGCATCGCCAGGCGTGTTTAATAGCTTCCCTAAACCTCTAAATCTGAAAAGATGGAAGTGGAAATAGATCAGCGAGTTCTTGAGTAGGAAGTCACCCGAGCAACGTTTCGAAAGGTTGACTCACTTATAGGTCACCGTGTTGACCGTTTCAGACGTCACGCTCTTGCCGACAAGTTTGGCTCCCGTTTCCAGGCTTGCCCACACAGTGGTGAAACCTAAAGTACATTTTAGAGGTGGACAATTGTTCATTGTTCTGTTGCGTCATGAGATTTGGATGTGACATGATTAGTCACAAAATTATCACCCAGCAGGCTTTTGGCGGCCACAAATTTGGCTCCTTGCAGATTGGAAGGTTCCCCTTCTTTGCTCTTCATAGACTCTGGGATCAACTTGGCGCCGTGTTTTTTCACATGAGGGACCACCTTCTCCGCTAGATGCTCCGCCATTGTGCTAACGGCTTCCACTGTCAATAGAGACGCAAAATATCACAAACAAAGACCGAGACCGTCGTATTAGGAAATCTGCGCAAGTTTTTCTCAACGGCTCACCCAAATACTGGCTGACACGCAAGGCGCTCCCTGTGGCATCCTTGGCCACCTGCAGGCCCTTGGTGACCTGCGGGCTAACCTCAGAGGGCGTGTCCTCGGGCGTCAGGCGGTCCCGGATCTTCATCGCCCCCTTCTGAATGGCTCTAGTGGTGGCCTCCGCCCCTCTGGCCACTTCATGACCCAACCGTGTTGCCCCTGGAGAGACACGGATGACAATTAACAACGTTCTTCAggttattaaccctttaacggtCAGTGGTCACtgcagtggacagctattcaaaagttcttTAACTCTTTATAAGTGACTGTTTTTGGTTATTTAAAAATCTTAGTGGCAGTGAATAgtggaaattattattattattattttttttcattattgatcatttatgtttttttttaacatgtttttATAATTATAAATCAATTTATAAATAATACAATAGTAATGCAAACTaagtcagacgcaaatttatataacaatgatgtcaatcgtttgtttgtgctgctatcgtttttaaaatatttacaattcttttgttggtcaatctgaggtcaacccccCCCCCGCTTGTGTTGCGTCATTTGTTTcctccgatatttattatttatttattacacgAACAGCACAGAGTTCTCCCAGTGTATGTCTGATGTGTCACCCATGTTGTCGATGTGTGCACGCCCTCAGCTAACCACCCTCCCTGGCCCTGGGACTCCAGTCGccggttcaattggctgacatactgacatgtgatcagcatggatagttagctctaattggttcaaatgcacatgttttctgggacaaaaaaagaacaaagctTGTTGAACTAATGCaatggaaaattgatcagatgttTAAGAGAAAGGAAGAAGTTGAATAGACTTATTTTATTTCCtccgatggggaggttcagatcaTCATGTTAACCCTATAATGcctgaccccagaaataatgaacagaaaattcagCATTTTTTCCATTCTGAAAGCTTTATGTGGTCCTTAACCTAATAAAgaaaattgaacattttttaaattcatttgcatatatatatgttctttaatttgtatcataaatgatacattaaACATTACATGCAGTTCTTGTGGTAAATCTTATTtccttaaaatatatatatctaaaatatattaaaaaaaataaaagttataaaaagatatattaaaatatatctaATATATCTATTTCACTGTGCagaatgtaagtcatttgtacctattttattcatttatttttatttatttatttatttgcatttctgtggttttaggaggtttgatttTTCCTctatattctacatattagattgatttatttatttttgctagcgatgctattgccaagagtGACGCTACTAATTTCagcaatgagacgtcacaacaataatcacatgactccattataccaatcagacacaagcgctccgttctatgatcacgcaagcctgttcaatcatgcgtctttaaagcaccaaaaCAAATGAAGTATGTGACATAGAGAGCTGCCCTCAGCATGAATCGAAAGCACGGACttaaaactctctcccagtttttatttggcactgattgaccaagGAAAAACGGAGAtaagatccttttaatttcataatggtaactatgaaggaactatagtATTCACTTTTCAAACTAGGGACCATTTTCTCccctagagggcagggcactcatgcgcTTCGGACGAATAATTcttcattactgtttttttttctctctttaatggttttttttttccctttggaagataatggatggatggatggataaaaaggtttgtgctgagagaaaaaaaataccattgtttaaaaatcactgCACATCCCCTCCTGTTCCTCTACCACAAGGTGTCCACAAACTGCCCTGGCTTCCTATTCCATACAGGAAACATGtcaaaatcatccttctcacttataaagcactcaataacttggcccctccctacctcaCAGAACTTCtctacccccacccccccacctccCTCCCCTCCCCCATGACCTCCTCTCTTCTAATGAAAACAGAGCCTTCTCCGTTGCTgccccctccctttggaactcactgCCTAAACCCATCCGTACCTGTTCAGACCTTCCTACATTCAAtaactgttaaaaactcacctttttaaactagcttttaacttatagttattttctttattgttttgtcctgttcacgttgtttgctgttttttgtttcaactgtaaagcgtctttgagcaatggtaaaagcgctctacaaatacaaagtattattatttttattattattaaaaaaaaaaaaaaatctaacaaaaataagcagttactcaaaatgttactcattactgatatttttttacttgtacttgagtacattttttggatgactatttttactcttacttgagtaatattattttgaattaacgctactcttacttgcgtaaaatttttggctactctacccacctctgcatctgatggggggcaAACTTCACGGAGGTAGGTCACAGACGCAAGTAACACTCTGAacttgatttttattttcatagtaTTTCACTTATTTCGACTAATTCGCCCCCTTCCACCAGTCAAAATGaagtggacatctagcgccgtcattgACTGCCAATTATTAATTTTGGTAGCGACTCCAAATTTCACCTGTCATGATTCCCTGACCCATCTTTTCACTCCAAGTCGGAAGAACCACTTTATCTCCATTCACAGGTAACTCCACTTGAGGACCAAGGTGGACCGTCTCACTCAGGCTGATGACTTCAGAACCTGTGCTGTCTGGACTCTGTTGAAtccaaaatattttgtattcaccCTATACATTAAAAGCCATTATAAGGAAAAGTGTACTTTCACTATGCCCTCATAAGATGACATTTTACCCACCTGCACTCTGAAGTCAGCCAGTTGCCTCATGAGGTCCTGGAACATCTCACGGTTAGCGACGGGCAACTGTGATGACAGCACCACGCCGATAAAAGCGTTCGGCATTGGTGCAAGTGTATCTGGCAGCATGTAAATACCGGAGTTGGCAAGCAGCACCGGTGTGTTCTCAGTGAGTGGGTGGAGCCAGCCGCACACCTGGACGAAACATACATAAATATTAGCGCTAGTGGTAcgtaaaaaaaactattaaaactAACTCGATCGATGCTGATGATGTTTTATGcctgaatttttgtttttatgtttttacaatgtAGTGACACGGGAATTTCCAAAGTTGTATACATTGTTAATGGCAAAAAATCTCCACCAGATGGCAGTGACGCACGATTATAATTTGACATCTCGCTTGTGACTACCATAAAAGGATTCCACTCTTCTTACGAGTCAGAAAAATGCTGGCATGTTAAATTCAACCTGACAATCTCAATGCATATATTTGGCATgtacggtggggcaaataagtatttagtcaaccaccaattgtgcaagttctcctacttgaaaggattagagaggcctgtaattgtcaacatgggtaaatctcaaccatgagagacagaatgtggaaaaccccccagaaaatcacattgtttgatttttaaagaatttatttccaaattagagtggaaaataagtatatggtcacctacaaacaagcaagatttctggctgtcaaagaggtctaacttcttttaacgaggtctaacaaggctccactcgttacctggattagtggcacctgttttaactgattatcggtataaaagacacctgtccacaatctcagtcagtcacacgccaaactccactattgctgagaccaaagagctgtcgaaggacaccagaggcaaaatttcagacctgcaccaggccgggaagactgaatctgcaataggtaaaacgcttggtgtaaagaaatcaactgtgggagcaattattagaaaatggaagacatacaagaccactgataatctccctcgatctggggcgccatgcaagatctcaccccgtggcgtcagaaTAATACCAaatcggtgagcaaaaatcccagaaccacacggggggacctagtgaatgacctacagagagctgggaccacagtaacaaaggttactatcagtaacacaatgcgccgccagggactcaaatcctcactgccagacgtgtacccctgctgaagaaagtacacgtccaggccagtctgcggttcgctagagagcatttggattatccagaagaggaatgggagaatgttttacggtcagatgaaaccaaaatagaactttttggtagaaacacaggttctcgtgcttggaggagaaagaatacttaattgcatccgaagaacaccatacccactgtgaagcatgggggtggaaacatcatgctttggggctgtttttctgcaaagggaccaggacgactgatctgtgtaaaggaaagaatgtatcgagagattttgagcgaaaatctccttccatcagcgagggcaacaagacaatgatcccaaacacacagccaaggcaacaaaggagtggcttcgtaagaagcatttcaaggtcctggagtggcctagccagtctccagatctcaaccccatagaaaatctgtgaagggagttgaaagcccgtgttgcccaacgacagccccagaacatcactgctctagagcagatctacatggaggaatgggccaaaataccagcaacagtgtgtgaaaagcttgcgaaaagttacagaaaacgtttggcctctgttattgacaacaaagtattgagatgaacttttggtattgactaaatacttattttccaccatgatttgcaaatacgttctttaaaaatcaaacaatctgattttctggggggggttccacattctgtctctcatggttgaggtttacccatgttaacaattacaggcctctctcatattttcaagtgggagaacttgcacaattagtggttgactaaatacttatttgccccactgtgtttgttgtggtagttagcagAAGCGTATTGTGTACCATAAATGCTATTGTACTAGAAGAAGGTATAATAGTTAtcgttaggcaaggcaaggcaaggcaaatttatttatatagcacaattcagcacaaggcaattcaaagtgttttacatcacatgaagatgataaaaatcacatttaaatcaatacaacgtaaaaaccaagacaaaagatcgcatttaatcacaaatagagttCAGGATATATTCTAAAGCTGGGAAAAAATACCATCTGGCGATATATCGCAATCCTTTATGTCCCAataccaagtatcgatactttttttCTGAGTATCAATACCGTAGATACTTCTAATGTTCTGCTCCAGCGCAGCGCCGGCCATAAGCCAAAaagctagagatgtcccgacccAATCACTCTccgtcctgctgcttttcttggtccgcAGTGCGCTGcagtttgcttgttaaagttaacgatgcttgACAAgcgttgaagctttgatcttgccagagaagcctggGAGGGTTAACTTGAAAGACgccgaatgtgtcaatcatcgttgagCTTCTACAGTAGCGGTAGTGTGCTAGTTTGTGTTcttataaaattttaaaaggtAATACGCTACCATAGTTGAAGTATCGCAATACATATCGGATGGGCACacaggtacagtggtatgaaaaagtatctgaactttttggaattacatttctgcattaaatcaccatcaaatgtgagctgatctttggcaaaatcacacagatgaaaaaactgtctgctttaaataaaaccacacaaacatttataggttttcatattttaatgatagtcTACAAGCAATGCCAGaattgggaaaaataagtaggtgaaccatcacgtttaatattttgtgccccccctttggcagcaataacttcaaccagacacttcctgtagctgcagatcagtctggaacattaatcaggactaatcttggcctattcttctttaggtcatgccgcatcatctcaatggggttcaagtctggacttagacttggccactccagaacgtgtattttgttcttctgaaaccattctgaagttgatttacttgtgttttggatcattgtcttgcagcatccatcctcttcaactgtctgacagacaaccTTCCAgacggttttcctgcaaaacatcctgataaacttttgaattctttctttcattaatgattgcaatttgtccaggccctgaggcaaaaaacagccccaaaccttGACGCTCTCTccgccatgcttcacggtggggagttgttgatgttggtcagctgttccatttttcctccacacgtgttgtgtgttactcccaagcagttaaactttggtttcatcagtccacaaaatattttgccacaattTCTGTAGAGTGTCCAATTGCctctttgcaaacattaaacgagcaactgtttttttagacagcagtggcttcctccgtggagtcctcctatgATCACTATTCTTGGGcatagttttatatatagttgccagtgatttctgtaagtctttagcagacactcttttttacctctctgagtattctgtgctgaactcttatcgtcatctttggtggatggccactctttgggagggaagcaacagtgccaaactctctccatttgtagacaacttctctgtcgattgatgaacatccagacttttagagatggttttctatcctttcccagcttcatacaaatcaacaatccttgatcgcaggtcttcagacagctcttttaaacgagccatgatgcacatcagacaatgcttctcatcaagacatttcttaccaggtctgtgttttatagtgggcagagcagctttaaactactcatcAGTGTTTggtcacacacctgacttaaattgtttggtaaaaattggtttcaattgctctttaggtgtccttaggcagagggttcacttacttattttcccccccttctatcattgtttgcatgctatcctcattaaaatatgaaaacctataaatgtttgggtggttttagttaaagcagacactgcttttacatctgtgtgattttgacaaaaatcagatcacatttgatgaagattttatgaagaaatgttagaaattcaaaacgttcagatacgttttcataccactgtattgggATACAGATCGTGACCAAAGCGAATCCTCCTAGCTCTAATATACACTGTACTTTTGTGACATTTGTGTTTGGTGGTCAGCTGAAAGAACTCATGTTTTGTCACGCATCGGTAAGTCAGGCGGCTGTGGGTTTTTGTTGCCGCCTGGCACAATACAAACGAGCTGTGCAACGACAACGGAAGCGCTGACTTGTTCGTTAATGCGTCctttgttgttgtccaacaaagCTCTGAGTGTCACCCGCTTAATTCGTCAACTCTTTGTTTGTCACGAGCCATTGTAATCAGTGGTGGGAAGAAACAAAGTACAAATACTTCATTAATGTATACGAGGCATGTTAACTAGGGAGCATTACCCCTTTAGGCacaaattaagattttttttcttatcctTACAGTGCATcgttaaactcattggctgccattgacggcgctcaacgtccaaatccattttgactgggaggaccaCTTTCCCTGAAAGGTTTAATGACGGTGGAAGCAGGTAGAAATATCCACAGTCTAATCTtacaaaaacacataaaatcaaggtgttgtttatttttatgattagctAAAATAAGTAATATTGTTTTCCAGTTCACAATGTAAGAAGTAGGTGAGCTTAGTACAAGCGTGACATGACAGTAGAAGGACAAATGgctgaaaaaataatgataatataaaAGAAAGAATGCAGAATAGCCGAATTAAACCACAAACCACCAAACCACAGCAATAAAAATTGACAAATGAATTTGGTCTTTCTTTGCATAGATTTGCTTTTGTATGTTTCAGATTTTGGACTTTTGATTTT is a window encoding:
- the sparta gene encoding spartin a isoform X3, with amino-acid sequence MSEPAELLLIKDQYELAYSCLSRGLSLEESGGSPSEAGEYYRKGRQHLVQGIAVPTEGPRHQGAVWEQARELQRRMQGALVNVSTHLSALDASQAPPPAQRRRLLMDLTPSLDPVQHLYPSLIPDRQLPPLPARRTPPAMSEAPAQPPVYSPQPADGHRSLAGGPGLDEWSVATAERGSELLLIPSGVQMFFVAPSGQVSALSQPGYLRIVNFNSQTPDGKGPVFLDVCGWLHPLTENTPVLLANSGIYMLPDTLAPMPNAFIGVVLSSQLPVANREMFQDLMRQLADFRVQGEYKIFWIQQSPDSTGSEVISLSETVHLGPQVELPVNGDKVVLPTWSEKMGQGIMTGATRLGHEVARGAEATTRAIQKGAMKIRDRLTPEDTPSEVSPQVTKGLQVAKDATGSALRVSQYLVEAVSTMAEHLAEKVVPHVKKHGAKLIPESMKSKEGEPSNLQGAKFVAAKSLLGFTTVWASLETGAKLVGKSVTSETVNTVTYKFRGLGKLLNTPGDA